One stretch of Plasmodium yoelii strain 17X genome assembly, chromosome: 5 DNA includes these proteins:
- a CDS encoding glutamine--fructose-6-phosphate aminotransferase [isomerizing], putative — MKSKLNAFLKRLLNKLENDFGSNKKKYITYFRKSIYNDENIKNTRYNKLWMRCIFSSKSANNFSSQDMDNIIEGNGWKKNNNRYSNKHLSLNLQTYELSNKIFLLAMLAVLGMYEIMNSKEEKGKKKKNFFFDFLFPKNKASCCGIMAYLGDGDASKILIDGIEILQNRGYDSCGMSTIDKSNSLKTTKYASSSTANAIEKLRGNYLTSHKNDNIGIAHTRWATHGSKTDENAHPHVDYKERISLVHNGMIENYRELKKFLVQKNIPFKSNTDTEVVANLIGYFLDQKQSFQDAVVSSIKQLEGTWSFCIIHKDFPDEMVLAANGSPLHIGIKDNEMFVASEHSALFAFTNEYISLKNGEIMLINKNNINNLKMIKKFDNIPEIVIQKTPDPYPHWTIKEIHEQSISLSKSLNNGGRFNLKNNTVKLGGLDPYVEELKNIENIILIGCGTSYYAALFCKYIMNYLHCFNTVQVMDPIEFNISAIPKEKEGIIFISQSGETRDIIKACKLAEYFNLKKLSVINSVGSTIANMTGRGVYLNAGREVGVASTKCFTSEVSVLTLIALWFFQNKQNLNSNNKVSSLINSLYRLPLYADTTIKSCEDTCKALSHKLSKAKSMFIIGNGLSYPIALEGALKIKEIAYIHCEGSTGNALKHGPYALLGGDDNIPVIMLIFNDGTKNSMISIGEQIKSRGAHIICLTDDVNLCNHFADDIILIPNNGLLTSLLAVIPLQMLAYYMSVNLGHDPDKPRSLAKTVTV, encoded by the coding sequence ATGAAGTCTAAATTAAATGCCTTTCTGAAGCGACTTTTAAATAAGCTCGAAAATGATTTCGGgtcaaacaaaaaaaaatatatcactTATTTTAGGAAAAGTATATACAATGACgagaatattaaaaatacaagatataataaattgtGGATGCGATGTATATTTTCGTCAAAATCAGCCAATAATTTTTCTAGTCAAGATATGGATAATATTATTGAAGGCAATGGATGGAAGAAAAACAACAATAGATATAGTAATAAACACTTATCACTGAATTTACAAACATATGAATTGTCGAacaaaatttttttgttagCCATGTTAGCTGTTTTGGGGATGTATGAAATTATGAACAGCAAGGAAGAAAagggtaaaaaaaaaaaaaattttttttttgattttttatttccaaaGAATAAAGCTAGCTGTTGTGGTATTATGGCATATTTAGGTGATGGAGATGcttcaaaaatattaatagatGGGATTGAAATATTACAAAACAGAGGATATGATTCATGTGGTATGTCAACAATTGATAAAAGcaattcattaaaaacaacaaaatatGCAAGTAGTTCAACAGCCAATGCTATTGAAAAATTACGTGGAAATTACCTGACCAGtcataaaaatgataatattggTATTGCACACACAAGATGGGCAACACATGGAAGTAAAACCGATGAAAATGCACACCCTCATGTAGATTATAAAGAAAGAATAAGTCTTGTACATAATGGAATGATTGAAAATTATagagaattaaaaaaatttttagtacaaaaaaatattccattTAAATCAAATACTGATACAGAAGTTGTTGCAAATTTAATTGGCTATTTTTTAGATCAAAAACAAAGTTTTCAAGATGCTGTTGTATCATCTATAAAACAATTAGAAGGAACTTGGAGCTTTTGTATTATTCATAAAGATTTTCCTGACGAAATGGTATTAGCAGCAAATGGTTCACCATTACATATAGGTATAAAAGATAATGAAATGTTTGTAGCTTCAGAACATTCTGCATTGTTTGCATTTactaatgaatatatatcactgaaaaatggagaaatcatgttaataaataaaaataatattaacaatttaaaaatgataaaaaaatttgataatatacCAGAAATAGTTATACAAAAAACACCAGATCCATATCCACATTGGACAATTAAAGAAATACATGAACAATCTATAAGTTTGTCAAAATCTTTAAATAATGGTGGAAGATTTAatcttaaaaataatactgtTAAATTAGGTGGTTTAGATCCATATGTAGAagagttaaaaaatatagaaaatataatattaattggTTGTGGTACATCATATTATGCTgcattattttgtaaatacaTTATGAATTATTTACATTGTTTTAATACTGTACAGGTTATGGATCCTATCGAGTTTAATATATCTGCTATTccaaaagaaaaagaaggaattatatttatatcacaAAGTGGTGAAACCCGAGATATTATTAAAGCTTGTAAATTAGCAGAATATtttaacttaaaaaaattatcggTAATTAATTCAGTGGGATCAACTATTGCTAATATGACTGGTCGAGGTGTATATTTAAATGCAGGTCGAGAAGTTGGTGTTGCATCAACAAAATGTTTTACATCTGAAGTTTCTGTATTAACATTAATAGCTTTATggttttttcaaaataaacaaaatttaaattcaaataataaagttaGTTCTTTaattaattcattatatagATTACCACTATATGCGGATACAACTATTAAATCGTGTGAAGATACATGTAAAGCATTATCACATAAATTATCAAAAGCAAAATCAATGTTTATCATAGGAAATGGATTAAGCTATCCAATAGCTTTAGAAGGTgcattaaaaattaaagaaattgCATATATACATTGTGAGGGGTCGACAGGAAATGCTCTTAAACATGGCCCTTATGCCTTATTGGGAGGAGATGACAATATACCTGTAATTATGCTTATTTTTAATGATGGTACAAAAAATTCAATGATAAGTATTGGTGAGCAAATTAAATCAAGGGGTGCACATATTATATGCTTAACTGATGATGTAAATCTTTGTAATCATTTTGCTGatgatattatattaataccaAATAACGGCTTGCTTACATCACTACTTGCTGTTATACCATTGCAAATGCTGGCTTATTATATGAGTGTTAATTTAGGCCACGATCCGGATAAACCTCGATCACTAGCAAAAACGGTCACAGTATAG
- a CDS encoding ATP synthase mitochondrial F1 complex assembly factor 2, putative, which yields MKRKNIQNNIFHIFKKNNSSFICFGEGKYNLKKFENLKKIDLKKNENINKIEIFIDGKKLLTNNKNVFAVQNMDLAFLVKLELLRNSKEMNILKMPLTLFMNNLIDFINPKEGIGVKTKNMNTIQTENNNNYQINNLEKEEKNNTHNHVNNVGKYLDNCKNETGEFLTKFSNYNIKGMSHFDIQRALIEKNIYDHFKTDLIFYRSDEINSFGTEKKKIMDLENPINLPNSVNYLENYKIKNLREEENNIYNKFMNIFEDIHKIKLNSAKNFETPEQDEHVHKTIQNLIKNMNNSEIFIFYKCTQILNSFIFSYLFLKGYINYKDVYRYCNLEYIYQFSKWGYVYDINIIKDSSSLLTLSSLMLIMRAINTETGNYINKLGET from the coding sequence ATGAAGAGGAagaatatacaaaataatatatttcatatttttaaaaagaataatagttcttttatttgttttggtgaaggaaaatataatttaaagaaatttgagaatttaaaaaaaatcgatttgaaaaaaaatgaaaatattaacaagatagaaatatttattgatggaaaaaaattattaacaaacaataaaaatgtttttgcAGTTCAAAATATGGATCTAGCTTTTCTTGTAAAATTAGAACTACTACGAAATAGTAAAgaaatgaatattttaaaaatgccTTTAACATTATTCATGAATAACTTAATCGATTTTATAAATCCAAAAGAGGGAATAGGTGTAAAgacaaaaaatatgaatacaATTCAGactgaaaataataataactatcaaattaataatttggaaaaagaagaaaaaaacaacaCTCACAATCATGTTAACAATGTTGGCAAATACTTAGATAATTGCAAAAATGAAACAGGAgaatttttaacaaaattttcaaattacAACATTAAAGGAATGTCACACTTTGATATACAACGAGCTttgatagaaaaaaatatttatgaccATTTCAAAActgatttaattttttataggagtgatgaaataaattctTTTGGAAccgagaaaaaaaaaattatggatTTAGAGAATCCTATAAATCTACCAAATAGTGTTAATTAtttggaaaattataaaattaaaaacttacgtgaagaagaaaataatatttataataaatttatgaatatttttgaagatattcataaaataaaattaaatagcgctaaaaattttgaaacaCCTGAACAAGATGAACATGTTCATAAAACAATTCAAAATttgattaaaaatatgaacaattcagaaatttttattttttataaatgcacacaaattttaaattcatttatatttagttatttatttttaaaaggtTACATAAATTACAAAGATGTCTATCGGTATTGCAACctggaatatatatatcagtTTTCAAAATGGGGATATGTATACGATATTAACATTATAAAGGATTCAAGTTCGTTGCTAACATTATCATCTTTAATGTTAATTATGAGAGCAATAAATACAGAAACAGgaaattatattaacaaGTTAGGCGAAACCTAG
- a CDS encoding EF-hand calcium-binding domain-containing protein, putative, with protein sequence MNTFNDKQIYKNNLLSISENPVWSTNRITLSPKEYVYYVNLFNLNDKHEKNYIDNKTASSFLQNSGLSISVLHSIWEYSDVQNKGYLTPEDFFICCRLVAHAQNGNPLSSEMINIQPPCLPNFDIIRHKSFSNISNIEENINWKIEIKEKEEYKKIFKKLDINNEEKIEGNVIREYYLNTSNISICELMQIWNISDYDNDGYLTFNQFCVMNKIVEVRKIKEINIPLSIPKKLFSSINPDHNLVINGDDTSLNHMNKEIETHASDKSPCLNLLKPENDENVENDENVENVENDENDENVENVENSDSVENSDNEKLNMEFDFFEFKNEESDNSEYEKRKKKKEKKNVTKSNMVFKDKCEKFSDFRKEEEREQKDIIQQVSNHDNENLIINKKKKKKKKKKIEEKTLTYNEEGFEIEEMDPENPKQNRIKSGKKNEKKTEKKTEKRTEKKSEKKNEKKNEKKAEKEKLKKRAKQRNQGKENWKEKMERQNSEHNSEHNSEHNNEHNSEQHNEQVSEQVSEQISEQVSEQINNMVLENVSSNGTIEKNKDIENVEARNRMWKDFVNETKLAKLNYRNIKNRNIENKDIYKIEELNKKIQVENTEKKINIEKQKNQLNRLSYIYEHELKRYQCLKDERRNLEFLNICLYKDIKYKKENIKNIKNEIKELIHDINKINIENLNINKSYIKKEKDVRTADQKRKDLEQVINKEKKYLKKDEKNLIMLKNMILYLRKQKAQALKLQNDLKNRYDVTNTDYQLLVKNIFHQQNNLNNIINKRLDIEKVKNQQIVLFNSLSNQSILLDLKNKYPQLKKTLENCSTPTFQAHDNPPQSFQRKYFADKKGIPNELNHEIKSEKKNIKKFENIKNGDSVDIFSSLDEIDSLEEGPEEENESSNELSLKDGSLKSDENAS encoded by the exons atgaacaCATTTAACGATAAACAAatctataaaaataatcttTTAAGCATTTCGGAAAATCCAGTATGGTCAACCAATAGAATAACACTTTCTCCAAAGGAGTATGTTTATTATGTAAATTTGTTTAA CCTAAATGACaaacatgaaaaaaattacattgaTAATAAAACGGCATCGTCTTTTTTACAAAACTCGGGTTTATCTATCTCGGTTTTGCACTCA ATATGGGAATATAGCGATGTTCAAAATAAGGGATATTTGACTCCGGAAgatttctttatttgttgTAGGCTTGTTGCTCATGCACAAAATGGGAATCCTTTAAGTTCCGAGATGATCAATATAC AACCGCCTTGCCTTCCCAATTTTGACATAATCCGACATAAATCATTTTCAAACATTTCAAATATAGAAGAGAATATAAATTGGAAAattgaaataaaagaaaaagaagaatataaaaagatTTTTAAAAAGCTAGATATAAATAACGAAGAAAAAATAGAAGGAAATGTTATTAgagaatattatttaaatacatCAAACATATCAATATGTGAACTCATGCAAATATGGAATATTTCTGATTATGATAATGATGGATATTTAACTTTCAATCAATTTTGTGTAATGAATAAAATTGTTGAagtaagaaaaataaaagaaataaatattccaTTATCTAttccaaaaaaattatttagttCTATAAACCCAGATCACAATCTTGTTATAAATG GCGATGATACTTCACTCAATCACATGAACAAAGAAATTGAGACACATGCATCTGACAAGTCTCCCTgtttaaatttgttaaaacCGGAAAACGatgaaaatgttgaaaatgatgaaaatgttgaaaatgttgaaaatgatgaaaatgacgaaaatgttgaaaatgttgaaaatagTGATAGTGTTGAAAATAGTGATAATGAAAAGCTTAATATGGAATTTGACTTCTTCGAgtttaaaaatgaagaatcaGATAATAGTGAgtatgaaaaaagaaaaaagaaaaaagaaaaaaaaaatgtaactAAATCAAACATGGTCTTTAAGGATAAATGTGAAAAATTCTCGGATTTTAGAAAAGAGGAAGAAAGAGAACAAAAAGATATTATACAACAAGTTTCAAATcatgataatgaaaatttaataataaataaaaagaaaaaaaaaaaaaaaaaaaaaaaaatcgaagAAAAAACATTGACATATAATGAAGAAGGCTTTGAAATTGAGGAGATGGATCCAGAAAACCCAAAACAAAATCGCAtaaaaagtggaaaaaaaaacgaaaaaaaaaccGAAAAAAAAACCGAAAAAAGAACCGAAAAAAaaagcgaaaaaaaaaacgaaaaaaaaaacgaaaaaaaggCTGAAAAGGAAAAACTGAAGAAAAGGGCAAAACAAAGGAACCAAGGAAAAGAAAATTGGAAAGAAAAAATGGAGAGACAAAATAGTGAACATAATAGTGAACATAATAGTGAACATAATAATGAACATAATAGTGAACAACATAATGAACAGGTTAGTGAACAGGTTAGTGAACAGATTAGTGAACAGGTTAGTGAACAGATTAATAACATGGTATTAGAAAATGTGTCATCTAATGGAACTATTGAAAAGAATAAagatattgaaaatgttgaaGCTCGAAATAGGATGTGGAAAGATTTTGTGAATGAAACaaaattagctaaattaaattatagaaatataaaaaatcgaaatattgaaaataaagatatatataaaattgaagaactcaataaaaaaattcaagTTGAAAATacggaaaaaaaaataaatattgaaaaacaaaaaaatcaattaaatagattatcttatatatatgaacatgAATTAAAAAGATACCAATGCCTTAAAGATGAAAGAAGGAATCttgaatttttaaatatatgcttatataaagatataaaatataaaaaagaaaatataaaaaatataaaaaatgaaattaaagaGCTTATacatgatataaataaaataaatatcgaaaatttaaatattaataaaagttatattaaaaaagaaaaagatgtTAGAACGGCTGatcaaaaaagaaaagattTAGAACAagttataaataaagaaaaaaaatatttaaaaaaagatgaaaaaaatttaattatgttaaagaatatgattttatatttaaggAAACAAAAAGCACAAGCTCTTAAATTAcaaaatgatttaaaaaatagataTGATGTTACGAATACAGATTATCAGCTATtagttaaaaatatttttcaccaacaaaataatttaaataacatTATTAATAAACGTTTGGACAtagaaaaagtaaaaaatcaGCAGATTGTTTTGTTCAATTCTTTATCTAACCAATCTATATTACtcgatttaaaaaataaatatcctcaattaaaaaaaactcTTGAAAATTGCTCTACCCCCACATTTCAAGCCCATGACAATCCACCTCAATCTTTCCAACGAAAGTATTTTGCAGACAAAAAGGGAATCCCTAACGAGTTG AATCATGAAATTAAGtccgaaaaaaaaaatataaaaaaatttgaaaatattaaaaatgggGATAGTGTAGATATTTTTTCCAGCCTCGATGAAATTGACTCCCTCGAGGAAGGCCCAGAAGAAGAG AATGAGAGCTCAAACGAATTATCATTGAAAGATGGGAGTCTTAAGAGCGACGAAAACGCCTCATAG